The sequence below is a genomic window from Mus musculus strain C57BL/6J chromosome 4, GRCm38.p6 C57BL/6J.
TTCTACTGTGTCAACCGTcacttcttccctgtcttcttacTTTACAAAGGGATTGCTTGGTCTGAGATTTtgaattccttccttgactttgaaTGTTTTCACTATTTGAAATCTTATTTCTACAAAGTGTTTGGTGTTGAAAGCGAGAGGATTTAGCTTGAACTCAACCTGCAGTGTTGGTATGGAATAACCAAAATTTTTTGTACCTTTCTCTGGGTTGTGTTCTTTTGAGGTATGGTAGCATGATCAAGCCTTTTTTTGTCTTCTACAGAGTCTTGGATTGGAACTGCTTCTTAACTATATGAGGATTCCCATTGATAGCTTATTttgtgaacactttttttttcccaattaattttttgtcaattctaaaaatgaaaagctaggcatggtagtCCATGGATGTAGTTGAAGCCACTTAGGAGGCTTTGGTCAGAGAATGATTTGGACCCAGAAATCAGGGCAATTGTGGGGAGGGAGCTATTTCATCATAATTGCTTAGGTTTCTCAATAGTGTTTTGCCATCTTTTAGCAAACTACAGGAAGAACTCCTTTCATGTGTCCTGAGTTGAACCAATTTAATCTATTGATCTAGGGTCCAGAGTATTCTATGGAAAGCtagaaacctttttctttttatccaatGTTACTCTAATTACCAAACCTCCCCCCCTCACTATGTCCTGAAAGTTATTGAGCAGGCATAGCCTTAGAAATATGTGTCTCTCCTTTGCTGTGTTGAAAGAGAAACTATGGATGTAGGAGTCATACAGCAAGTGTCATGCTCCCGTGGTCCTCATAAAGCACTAAATCAGGAGAGCTAAAGAGCAGGCAGTACACATCAGGGCTTGGGATTTCTGCAGGGGAGCCAAAATCCAGAAAGTCAGGTTACATTTGGGGTCATAAGGAAGGATCTTGGTTACAGGACCCAGGAGGTCCCCTCATTCACTCACTATCAGCCCCACATTTTTTCTAGACATAGAGACATATATTTAAGTGCAAGGGTAATCATTTAttgaacaggaagaggaagaatttCATGAAAAATTGTCAAGGGTGtatcaaagagaaatttaaagaagTCTTTGATTCTTGATGAGGTATCCTAGGTAAAATGTAGATAGACTGGAATTGGACTTCTCAGTGAGACAGGATGGAATGCAGATCACAGAATTTATACTGGGGATGCTGTATGGATAGGAAGGGATGATGGTGGAGTCCTGGTGAGAAGTCTCCACTCAACACTGTAAGCCAGGAAGAAAGAATATAGAAACTCATTAAACACTTCTTGGATTGACTTCGGGACAGTGAGACATTCTATTATATAGAACAAAGGGGATGAAGAAATGGATCTTCCCTTGCAATCTAACTGGAATTATTTGCCAGAACACAGAGATGAAAGTCAGAATAAATGACCGTAATGGAAGATCTGAGGCTTGTTTCCACAACCTTTGTAATAAGAAGCTCTGAAGAATGTTAGGTAAATTGTAGAATgatgataaaagccttggctaCTTTTAAAGACTTCACACATTATATGAGTGATGTCTTGTACTACATGAGAAAGGAGGGCCATAGCAATTTGCTCTCCAACCTGGTCGAGAAGTAGTGATCAGAGACCTCCACTCCCAGGTAAGAAGCCAAGGTTGTACAGAGTTCAGATTAAGATGTTATTATCTCAAGTGGGATGGGTGGGGGCTCCACAGACACTAAAGAACAGTTACACCACAACCTGCCATTCTGTCTCTTAATGATATTGAACCCATCGCTGAGCCATTTTTATACAACCATACATCAAATATGTAAAACTCAAATCCTTGTTTCATTGCCTAAGTCTTGGGTCACATTACTTCCAAGCTCAAAGTAGGACTAGATCACAAATCCAGACAATTCAAAGCCAATCTTCAAGCTTTCCTAGAAGATTCTTTATCGAactattttttaatgtaatttggGTGCACAACATTAATACTTTGGGAAGGGCCTCTCCATGACGACcaaccccctccttgctctctttggaTATTGCCCACCTGGAGGCTCAGGCCATTCTTCATTCTCGGGCCTGGAGGCAGCGATCTGTAGTGTGAAAACAAGAACATGTTCAGATACCAGGTCCACTTTATTTCCCCAAGAATAAGGATAGGACTCTCCAGCATTCAAAAATGACTGGTAGCCAACTAGGTTTGTTTCCTCTATGATAAATATTCAGgatgagaaaaataactgaatCCTGACTTACTGGCATTGGATAGGTCAATGATATTTTCTCTAAGGATTCCATGCTCCTCACATAGTTGTGCAAACCTTTCCTTGATGTCTGAACTCAAATCTGGTTCTCGGCCTGTGAGAAGAACAATAGTGAGTGTAGCAGCTATATTGTGTGCATTGACCACAGCCTGAGTGAGGGGACAGGGACTTCCCTATAAGGATGGGAGTATGTTTGCCAACACAATTGACAGGCATTGGTATGATCTATCCTGGATTTGGCATCTATAGAATATCCTTCAGTCACACTGAGAGATTTCAGAATGCTTCCATTACTATGCTCAAAGGTTGATGGGGAGAGCATCAATCTTCAGGAGGTTACAAAGAGGTAGGCCCAAGCTGGGAAGACCATATTATACTAGAGGTTCTTCGTTCTTTTCCCATCCCAGGATCAGTTTCTGTGTGAAAATACTTTACCATAGAGCCCCATCAGCTGGAAGGTTTCCCCATCCTTTTCGTTAATGAGATGAGCCATAAGAAAGTTATCATAGTCTGTCTTAGGTATAGTAAATGTATTGAATCCATCATCTGTGGAAGAAATGGAACACAGCTCAGAAATTTTTTGCTCTGCAGGAAATTTTGGATACCCTTTTCTTGTTCTACCCCAACATGAAATCAGTAAAATACATATCGTGGAAGAGATGGGTGAAGTGTCTGAGCCTTTCTGTCTTTAGTTTTCTGAACTTCAAGAAGTAACTCCTAAGAAAAGGGACTCTGAGAGGTCCACACCACTAGTGAACAGTCAGCCATAGCAGCACCACTCTCTGATCATCTGCTAGGcttacctccctccctcagcagcttCAAGCAACATGTTTCTATCTTTTATAAGTTTGTTGTATCAAACATCCACTGCTACACCCTAAGCGATTAACACCAGTGCTAGCCTCCAGGCAGTATCAGATAGATTCCATCTCCCCCTACTTATCCTACTTTCCTGCCACAGGGTGTTAGCTATAAGATGGCACCAGTTTTACTAGTAGGtgcaagttcctgagttcaaactccagcaaaacacacacaacaataacaacaacaacaacaacaaaaacaaaaacaacacacacatacacagacacacacactaaaggtaTTAAGGTTTACTAATCATCTTgtggatagatatatagattttatGTACTCACACGTCACAGAATATTCACCagccttttctgttttgtcagCAACCATAGATAATTCCGAGCACTCTTCATCTCTTCTGTAAAACAGAGTGAGCTGGTTCGTAAGGGATTTTGATCTGGATGGATTCTGGACCCTGTACTCTGTACCTATCTACAGTTTCTGATTCCATTTAACTTTTGACTGTTTTTGTAAAATTAGCAAAAGGCGTTTATTTACATTAATTCCTTTATATTTCATGCGTTAGCAATCACAAATTTGCCTagtatttttgaaaaaagaaaacaacaatcacTTCTCATCCTTATTACAACTGCAACTACCTCCAAGTTTCACCAGTGCCGGGCTTCAGCCAGCGGTGTAGATTATCAGTCAGATTTCCACCATCTGCCTCAAATTAGCACTCTGTAATGTTGCCTGATGTGGTTCCCAGTACCACAGAGGAGAATTATTATTATCGCCTTTACTGCAGGAAAACGGGAGTACAAAGGGGTTGATTTATTTGGCTaacaactagaaagaaaaatttaattcatgatcacataatcttaacttgtgatAAAATGGCTCAATAATGTGGTTTCAGAAGTGTCTCTGACCTTTCCTTAAGGAACTCCTAGTGAATTAATTCCTGTCACCAACTCTTgtctctgacttttgaaaaatccctgGTTATGAGATCTTGGTTCAGTGTCAGATGGAGCGTTCTGGTTTAGGatacagacttagtatgtgtgtacaaatgtaCATACTGAGAGGCATCTCTTCCCCCAGTCCCGAGTGTTTGTAGGCGTGAGACCATACCaggtttcatttcctctttctcagcTAAGAGCATCTCACTTACACAGTATGGAATTTAAGAACTAAGGAATTCTCCAAGACATGGATTTGCTCCAGAAAAAGTCTAAAGTTGCCATTatcttctatcttttctcttttgtcagagGCCAGGATAATAGTATGCCATTCCCCATTAATCTGTAATAGATAAGCAAACGGTTAAGGGAGAAGAAGCAGGGataccacatgcacatgtgtccaCTTGAACTCCATTCTATGGGTTAGGGCCTGAGCATACACAAGGGTAGATCTCATGCCAGTTGTCACAATACTTAGCatactgcccctgcctctcagtgAGACTAGAGGTCCCCCACCATTTTCAGTTATGAAGAGCTGGTCTTACTTCAAGGTCtggatccattcatttgtctaagagatTGGGGCACTATACCCATCCCCTCAAAGGACCTACTTGGCTTCAAGAGTTCCCCAAAGCACATTCTGAGTCAGAAGCTACTATTCAGTGATCATACCTTTTCTACATTAAAGTTCCTTCCCGTAGAACTAGCTTCTTCTGCATGGACACAGACTAGGGTCAGTcccaaacacagcagcagcagcagcatcttcatTTTGGTAGGGAATAGGATTGTCTGTCTGTCAGGACCACGTCTTTCTTGTGATCGTGGCTACACTCCACTCCCCAGCCCCTTTGCTTGTCCTTATATACTCTCTGGGTTCAgcgggttttttttgttgttgttgttgtttgttttgtttttttttccctcttcccgTATGGGTCTCCTCTACCTCTGTCAGGCTTTGTGGaatgttttctcatttattgatTAGAGGCCAAGAATTGTTCCTTGCCCTTTGCAAACTTGGCAATTTCATAACCTATGGATTGATTTAGTAATCTTATGTTTCTCAAAACATATTCCCAATAAAACAGTGGGTGTTCAAGAGAACTGCCAACTGGAACCAGATGCAACTTTCGATCTGGTTTGGAATCAGAAAGCCAGTTTTGCAGGGAGTACAGACTGAACTGGAAGGTCAAGTATGCATAGAATCTTTGCTTTAAGATGAGTATGGAAGAACTTGAGTTACCCAATTTTTGCaaaagattcatttatatttcatgtgtatgagcacTGGTTTTTCATGTGTACCTGAGTACCATGTCCAGGCCTGGTGCagcggaggtcagaagaaggagtcagattctttgaaacttgtttttactgagaacccaggttcaattaccagcactCCCATGGCATCCCAAAACACACTCTAACTTCAGGAACAGGAAATCACATACTTTCGACCCTTGTGGCCTCCTCTACAAATGTGGTGCATACAAACTCATTCAGtcacatgcaaataaaatagtaaatcttaatttaaaaaattatcaagaaAAGTCTTCCAAGGCTATGGGGATAGCTGCCTGAAAGGCGTCAACCTTTGTACAGATAGCACTGACCTCAGAATCCAAAGTGGTGTCAGAAGCCAGGTTTCATCAACTGTTTACTTTGAGAACATTGGACTTCACCTGAcaagacataataaaataaaaataaaagacttcaaGAAGGAGGCAAGTACGTGATATGCTTTGTTTCAACTTTGCTTCAGCTTTATATGGTATGTACTATTTTATTCTTCGTACCATAGTATTAGTTAAGACTCACAAAGATGATGTAACCGTATAATGTCATTTAGTCAATCAATGTGAGAACTTAGATTTATTCCAAGACTCTCTAACTCAGGAgccttttttcttattgactcTACTACACAGGTCACAATGATTTTACCATGAATGGGGAATGGTTAAACAGTCAAAGGAGGAATAAACAGTGTTGGAGAGTTATAAACAAGTCAGACTGGCAGGTAGTAGCAAAGAAAGTGCacatgtgtttctttaaaatatggaggAGTTGGTGTGGACCGAGAATGAATGAGGTATGACAACTGACTCTCTCTAGGTCTACAAGTGTTTGGAGGAAGCTCTTCTAGGGGATTATcacatttttccttcctcctcctcctcctcctccccatcctcatctacctcctccttctcctcttcccacattcttttttttggttgattatggtgtctgcacacatgtgcacatgcttgtACCTTTGCTAATATATGCAGAAGTCAGCACAGGACACCAGTCATCTCCCTTTATGTCTTTTTACTTcatccccttgagacagggtctccctctgaaTCTGGCAATTAGTGTATTTCAGATAGGCTGGCGGGCCACTAAGTCCAAGCAATCCTCCATTCTCAGCCATCTACCCACTTCTGGGGTTAAAAGCAGCCATGACCAGCTTTTTAATGTGAGCTCTGTGCTGGACTTGAGCTTACACTGAGGGTCTGAATGGTCTTAGATCTTTGACtatcctcctgctccagcttccTGAACTCTGGGATTATGGGTTGTAGCACCTCATCTGGCTATGGACTATTGTTTTTCTAGTAATGAACTAGAAGTTGCTTCTACAGCAGAAAGCAACAATGAGTTCACCCAACTCCCAGCTTCAACTCAGGCACATTCCCTGTCACTAAGCATGTTAACACTCCTTAGCATGTGTAGACTGTTTATGTGACTGAAAACCTGAAGTAGTCAAGAAATGACTAGACAAAGTATGTGGGTAAGGGGTTTAAGGACTTTACGTGAAACCAACTTACATCCCAGTTGTAACTAGCTATCGTTT
It includes:
- the Mup11 gene encoding major urinary protein 11 precursor, coding for MKMLLLLLCLGLTLVCVHAEEASSTGRNFNVEKINGEWHTIILASDKREKIEDNGNFRLFLEQIHVLENSLVLKFHTVRDEECSELSMVADKTEKAGEYSVTYDGFNTFTIPKTDYDNFLMAHLINEKDGETFQLMGLYGREPDLSSDIKERFAQLCEEHGILRENIIDLSNANRCLQARE
- the Mup11 gene encoding major urinary protein 11 isoform X1; its protein translation is MKMLLLLLCLGLTLVCVHAEEASSTGRNFNVEKINGEWHTIILASDKREKIEDNGNFRLFLEQIHVLENSLVLKFHTVRDEECSELSMVADKTEKAGEYSVTYDGFNTFTIPKTDYDNFLMAHLINEKDGETFQLMGLYGREPDLSSDIKERFAQLCEEHGILRENIIDLSNAMDLVSEHVLVFTLQIAASRPENEEWPEPPVLSGDFSPGLHHHPFLSIQHPQYKFCDLHSILSH